A genomic stretch from Thermoflexus sp. includes:
- a CDS encoding Uma2 family endonuclease codes for MAIPRETERRWTAEELLALGEEARYELIEGRLVPMSPTGSLHGDLVAELTTVLRSFVRTHRLGRILTGEVGFVLRRDPDTVRAADVAFIRAERLPPEGLPTGFFEGAPDLAVEILSPSDRYTEVLRKVSEWLEAGVAMVWVVDPERRKVAV; via the coding sequence ATGGCCATTCCACGGGAAACGGAACGCCGGTGGACCGCTGAGGAGCTGCTCGCTCTGGGGGAAGAGGCGCGCTACGAGCTCATCGAGGGGAGGCTGGTCCCCATGAGCCCTACTGGTTCCCTTCACGGCGACCTGGTTGCAGAGCTCACCACGGTCCTGCGGTCGTTCGTCAGGACCCATCGGCTGGGGAGGATCCTGACCGGCGAGGTGGGGTTTGTGTTGCGGCGGGATCCGGACACGGTGCGGGCGGCGGATGTGGCCTTCATCCGCGCCGAACGCCTCCCCCCCGAAGGCCTCCCTACCGGCTTCTTCGAGGGAGCCCCCGACCTGGCCGTGGAGATCCTCTCGCCGTCCGATCGATATACCGAGGTTCTGCGCAAGGTGAGCGAGTGGCTGGAAGCGGGAGTGGCGATGGTGTGGGTGGTGGATCCAGAACGCCGCAAGGTAGCGGTC
- a CDS encoding VWA domain-containing protein, which yields MPGHLLDHLVRFGRTLRAAGVPITPGQIMALVRALEWIPLGDREAFYHAARCTLICRREDLEIFDRIFEWFWRNPLMGGQLPPGLLPTAPGPIRRRENRPRPAEVGHPPSGEPPAGNPEAPPVILTDRAMTYSPVELLRRKQFERFSEEEIQLARRLMARLRWRISERETRRLRPGPKGERLDLRRTVRRSMRHHGEWVRLLWRARKHKPRPLVVLCDISGSMERYARMLLHFLHALSHTRRHVETFVFGTRLTRITRCLRHRDLDEALREVGKTVMDWSGGTRIGECLHVFNRDWARRVLGRGAVVMIISDGWDRGDVELLQREMERLQKSCYRLIWLNPLLGIPGYQPLTRGMQAALPYIDDFLPVHNLASLEQLAAHLERLPARRSARRSGLARWIPPGGPD from the coding sequence ATGCCAGGCCATTTGCTGGATCATCTGGTCCGCTTCGGGCGCACACTGCGAGCGGCCGGGGTCCCCATCACCCCTGGCCAGATCATGGCCCTGGTGCGGGCGCTGGAATGGATCCCCCTGGGCGATCGGGAGGCCTTTTATCACGCGGCCCGCTGCACCCTGATCTGCCGCCGCGAGGACCTGGAGATCTTCGACCGGATCTTTGAATGGTTCTGGCGCAACCCCCTGATGGGGGGGCAGCTGCCGCCCGGCCTCCTCCCCACGGCCCCCGGGCCGATCCGGCGGCGGGAGAACCGGCCCCGCCCCGCGGAGGTAGGCCACCCCCCATCCGGAGAGCCTCCCGCTGGCAACCCCGAGGCCCCGCCGGTGATCCTGACCGATCGGGCGATGACCTACAGCCCGGTTGAGCTCCTGCGTCGCAAACAATTCGAGCGCTTCTCGGAAGAGGAAATCCAGCTGGCCCGCCGCCTGATGGCCCGCCTGCGCTGGCGGATCTCCGAGCGGGAGACCCGGCGGCTGCGCCCGGGCCCGAAGGGGGAGCGGCTGGATCTCCGGCGGACGGTGCGGCGGAGCATGCGCCACCACGGGGAGTGGGTTCGACTGCTCTGGCGCGCCCGCAAGCACAAGCCCCGACCGCTGGTGGTGCTGTGCGATATCAGCGGCTCCATGGAGCGCTACGCCCGGATGCTTCTCCATTTCCTCCACGCCCTGAGCCACACCCGACGCCACGTGGAGACGTTCGTCTTCGGTACCCGCCTCACCCGCATCACCCGCTGTTTGCGCCATCGGGATCTGGATGAGGCCCTGCGGGAAGTCGGCAAAACCGTGATGGACTGGTCCGGGGGAACCCGCATCGGGGAATGCCTGCACGTGTTCAATCGGGACTGGGCGCGGCGGGTGCTGGGCCGTGGGGCCGTGGTGATGATCATCAGCGACGGGTGGGATCGGGGGGATGTGGAGCTCCTGCAGCGGGAAATGGAAAGGCTCCAGAAATCGTGCTATCGTTTGATCTGGCTGAACCCGCTGCTCGGGATCCCCGGATATCAGCCCCTGACCCGGGGGATGCAGGCCGCCCTACCTTACATTGATGATTTCCTGCCGGTACATAACCTGGCCAGCCTGGAGCAGCTGGCTGCCCATCTGGAACGGCTCCCCGCTCGCCGCTCCGCCCGCCGCTCCGGGCTGGCCCGCTGGATCCCACCGGGGGGACCAGACTGA